In the genome of Pseudoliparis swirei isolate HS2019 ecotype Mariana Trench chromosome 3, NWPU_hadal_v1, whole genome shotgun sequence, one region contains:
- the LOC130189066 gene encoding multidrug and toxin extrusion protein 1-like isoform X1, producing MEKPDSPDTARPSAPGAGLADDEVPVSTAARAEGAVSSKLFRCACVRRWLPLAYREELYHVVLLTWPLLLSRILNFLQQFVISVFCGHIGNAELAGYALASAMINVTTSATGYGLSLACDTLISQTFGSGNMKRVGVILQRSSLILLLFCLPCWGLLINTQNLLLIMHQEHEVARIAHLYVMVFLPAVPAMFLHNLQVAYLQNQGIILPQLYTAAAANVVNLGVNYVLIHSLEMGVIGSAIANSLCQITICLLLYGYIRWKKLHLPTWGGWSTACLQDWGSYMKLAIPSTFMVCFEWWVWEIGGFLAGVLGEVDLAAQHVMLEIGAITFMFPLGVHAAACVRVGNALGAGNTTRAIITCKVALVLSGALAVFQGIVLVGCKSVVGYIFTSDENIVEIVSDSLTVYTFLQFFDAILCVCSGILIGAGMQKIAALSNLVGYYCIGLPVGIALMFAAKLRILGLWIGILTCVFFETGFFLFLIFKLNWKKVSYKAQLRAGKKMVVMPKRPGRTLLSEAMISDFPDTAQLDGKEAPKTEGYSPVNSQDQELKAGHEANNTNTGRAEADAESTKKTSSTKTLTLLSVTELILRRGFVFLVSVLILVSGVACHIAFPVQEASIQSRFNLTQNWTNDSSLTTLTPQDLTLKLGL from the exons ATGGAGAAGCCGGATTCCCCGGACACGGCTCGCCCATCAGCGCCGGGTGCAGGGCTCGCCGATGATGAGGTTCCTGTCTCCACGGCGGCGAGGGCCGAGGGAGCCGTCAGCTCCAAACTCtttaggtgtgcgtgtgtgagacgATGGCTGCCGCTGGCCTACCGAGAGGAACTCTACCACGTCGTCCTTCTCACATGGCCACTG CTGCTGTCTCGGATTCTGAACTTCCTCCAGCAATTTGTTATCAGCGTCTTCTGCGGTCACATCGGCAATGCAGAACTGGCTGGATACGCTCTGGCCTCAGCG ATGATTAACGTGACCACAAGCGCAACAGGCTATGGCCTCTCCCTGGCCTGTGACACGCTCATTTCTCAG ACATTCGGCAGTGGGAACATGAAACGTGTGGGCGTCATCCTCCAGAGGAGCTCATTGATCCTGCTGCTGTTCTGCCTGCCCTGTTGGGGTCTTCTCATCAACACTCAGAACCTGCTGCTCATCATGCACCAAGAGCACGAGGTGGCCAG AATCGCCCACCTCTACGTGATGGTATTTCTTCCAGCCGTTCCA GCCATGTTCCTGCACAATCTGCAAGTTGCCTACTTACAAAACCAA GGGATCATTCTGCCTCAGCtgtacacagcagcagcagcaaacgtAGTTAATTTGGGGGTCAACTACGTTTTAATTCACAGCCTCGAGATGGGAGTCAT TGGATCAGCAATAGCTAACAGCCTCTGTCAGATCACTATCTGCCTGCTGCTCTACGGCTACATCAGATGGAAGAAGCTTCATCTGCCTACATGGGGAG GCTGGTCCACCGCCTGTCTGCAGGACTGGGGCTCCTATATGAAGCTGGCTATTCCCAGTACATTCATGGTCTGCTTTGAATGGTGGGTCTGGGAGATTGGAGGTTTCCTTGCTG GTGTACTGGGCGAGGTGGATCTGGCTGCCCAGCATGTGATGTTGGAAATAGGAGCCATTACATTTATG TTTCCTCTAGGTGTCCATGCAGCTGCCTGTGTGCGTGTTGGGAACGCTCTGGGGGCCGGGAACACGACCAGGGCCATAATCACATGCAAAGTGGCGCTGGTTCTGTCAG GGGCGCTTGCTGTGTTCCAGGGTATTGTCCTCGTGGGCTGTAAGTCCGTTGTTGGCTACATATTTACATCTGATGA AAACATTGTGGAGATTGTCTCCGATAGCCTCACAGTCTACACATTCCTACAATTCTTTGATGCTATtctg tgCGTCTGCTCAGGGATTCTTATTGGAGCTGGGATGCAGAAAATTGCGGCCTTGTCCAACCTGGTGGGTTACTACTGCATCGGTCTGCCGGTGGGAATCGCTTTGATGTTTGCTGCCAAGCTCAGAATATTAG GTTTGTGGATCGGCATCTTGACATGCGTTTTCTTCGAGACgggtttcttcctctttctaaTCTTCAAACTGAACTGGAAGAAAGTCTCATACAAG GCTCAACTGCGAGCCGGAAAGAAAATGGTGGTGATGCCAAAGAGGCCAGGAAGAACACTGCTGAGTGAGGCGATGATCTCAGACTTCCCCGATACA GCCCAGTTGGACGGTAAAGAAGCTCCTAAAACGGAGGGCTACAGTCCAGTCAACAGCCAGGACCAGGAGCTGAAAGCGGGTCACGAGGCCAACAACACGAATACAGGAAGAGCCGAGGCGGATGCCGAAAGTACCAAAAAGACTTCAAGCACCAAAACTCTGACGCTGCTTTCTGTCACCGAGCTGATCTTGCGCCGGGGATTCGTCTTCTTGGTTTCGGTTCTCATTTTAGTTTCAGGTGTCGCTTGTCACATTGCTTTCCCTGTACAGGAGGCCTCCATTCAGAGCAGGTTCAACTTGACCCAGAACTGGACTAATGACTCTAGTCTTACAACGCTGACTCCACAGGACCTGACCCTAAAGCTCGGTCTTTGA
- the LOC130189066 gene encoding multidrug and toxin extrusion protein 1-like isoform X2 has translation MEKPDSPDTARPSAPGAGLADDEVPVSTAARAEGAVSSKLFRCACVRRWLPLAYREELYHVVLLTWPLLLSRILNFLQQFVISVFCGHIGNAELAGYALASATFGSGNMKRVGVILQRSSLILLLFCLPCWGLLINTQNLLLIMHQEHEVARIAHLYVMVFLPAVPAMFLHNLQVAYLQNQGIILPQLYTAAAANVVNLGVNYVLIHSLEMGVIGSAIANSLCQITICLLLYGYIRWKKLHLPTWGGWSTACLQDWGSYMKLAIPSTFMVCFEWWVWEIGGFLAGVLGEVDLAAQHVMLEIGAITFMFPLGVHAAACVRVGNALGAGNTTRAIITCKVALVLSGALAVFQGIVLVGCKSVVGYIFTSDENIVEIVSDSLTVYTFLQFFDAILCVCSGILIGAGMQKIAALSNLVGYYCIGLPVGIALMFAAKLRILGLWIGILTCVFFETGFFLFLIFKLNWKKVSYKAQLRAGKKMVVMPKRPGRTLLSEAMISDFPDTAQLDGKEAPKTEGYSPVNSQDQELKAGHEANNTNTGRAEADAESTKKTSSTKTLTLLSVTELILRRGFVFLVSVLILVSGVACHIAFPVQEASIQSRFNLTQNWTNDSSLTTLTPQDLTLKLGL, from the exons ATGGAGAAGCCGGATTCCCCGGACACGGCTCGCCCATCAGCGCCGGGTGCAGGGCTCGCCGATGATGAGGTTCCTGTCTCCACGGCGGCGAGGGCCGAGGGAGCCGTCAGCTCCAAACTCtttaggtgtgcgtgtgtgagacgATGGCTGCCGCTGGCCTACCGAGAGGAACTCTACCACGTCGTCCTTCTCACATGGCCACTG CTGCTGTCTCGGATTCTGAACTTCCTCCAGCAATTTGTTATCAGCGTCTTCTGCGGTCACATCGGCAATGCAGAACTGGCTGGATACGCTCTGGCCTCAGCG ACATTCGGCAGTGGGAACATGAAACGTGTGGGCGTCATCCTCCAGAGGAGCTCATTGATCCTGCTGCTGTTCTGCCTGCCCTGTTGGGGTCTTCTCATCAACACTCAGAACCTGCTGCTCATCATGCACCAAGAGCACGAGGTGGCCAG AATCGCCCACCTCTACGTGATGGTATTTCTTCCAGCCGTTCCA GCCATGTTCCTGCACAATCTGCAAGTTGCCTACTTACAAAACCAA GGGATCATTCTGCCTCAGCtgtacacagcagcagcagcaaacgtAGTTAATTTGGGGGTCAACTACGTTTTAATTCACAGCCTCGAGATGGGAGTCAT TGGATCAGCAATAGCTAACAGCCTCTGTCAGATCACTATCTGCCTGCTGCTCTACGGCTACATCAGATGGAAGAAGCTTCATCTGCCTACATGGGGAG GCTGGTCCACCGCCTGTCTGCAGGACTGGGGCTCCTATATGAAGCTGGCTATTCCCAGTACATTCATGGTCTGCTTTGAATGGTGGGTCTGGGAGATTGGAGGTTTCCTTGCTG GTGTACTGGGCGAGGTGGATCTGGCTGCCCAGCATGTGATGTTGGAAATAGGAGCCATTACATTTATG TTTCCTCTAGGTGTCCATGCAGCTGCCTGTGTGCGTGTTGGGAACGCTCTGGGGGCCGGGAACACGACCAGGGCCATAATCACATGCAAAGTGGCGCTGGTTCTGTCAG GGGCGCTTGCTGTGTTCCAGGGTATTGTCCTCGTGGGCTGTAAGTCCGTTGTTGGCTACATATTTACATCTGATGA AAACATTGTGGAGATTGTCTCCGATAGCCTCACAGTCTACACATTCCTACAATTCTTTGATGCTATtctg tgCGTCTGCTCAGGGATTCTTATTGGAGCTGGGATGCAGAAAATTGCGGCCTTGTCCAACCTGGTGGGTTACTACTGCATCGGTCTGCCGGTGGGAATCGCTTTGATGTTTGCTGCCAAGCTCAGAATATTAG GTTTGTGGATCGGCATCTTGACATGCGTTTTCTTCGAGACgggtttcttcctctttctaaTCTTCAAACTGAACTGGAAGAAAGTCTCATACAAG GCTCAACTGCGAGCCGGAAAGAAAATGGTGGTGATGCCAAAGAGGCCAGGAAGAACACTGCTGAGTGAGGCGATGATCTCAGACTTCCCCGATACA GCCCAGTTGGACGGTAAAGAAGCTCCTAAAACGGAGGGCTACAGTCCAGTCAACAGCCAGGACCAGGAGCTGAAAGCGGGTCACGAGGCCAACAACACGAATACAGGAAGAGCCGAGGCGGATGCCGAAAGTACCAAAAAGACTTCAAGCACCAAAACTCTGACGCTGCTTTCTGTCACCGAGCTGATCTTGCGCCGGGGATTCGTCTTCTTGGTTTCGGTTCTCATTTTAGTTTCAGGTGTCGCTTGTCACATTGCTTTCCCTGTACAGGAGGCCTCCATTCAGAGCAGGTTCAACTTGACCCAGAACTGGACTAATGACTCTAGTCTTACAACGCTGACTCCACAGGACCTGACCCTAAAGCTCGGTCTTTGA
- the LOC130189066 gene encoding multidrug and toxin extrusion protein 1-like isoform X3, with the protein MEKPDSPDTARPSAPGAGLADDEVPVSTAARAEGAVSSKLFRCACVRRWLPLAYREELYHVVLLTWPLLLSRILNFLQQFVISVFCGHIGNAELAGYALASAMINVTTSATGYGLSLACDTLISQTFGSGNMKRVGVILQRSSLILLLFCLPCWGLLINTQNLLLIMHQEHEVARIAHLYVMVFLPAVPAMFLHNLQVAYLQNQGIILPQLYTAAAANVVNLGVNYVLIHSLEMGVIGSAIANSLCQITICLLLYGYIRWKKLHLPTWGGWSTACLQDWGSYMKLAIPSTFMVCFEWCTGRGGSGCPACDVGNRSHYIYVSSRCPCSCLCACWERSGGREHDQGHNHMQSGAGSVRGACCVPGYCPRGLNIVEIVSDSLTVYTFLQFFDAILCVCSGILIGAGMQKIAALSNLVGYYCIGLPVGIALMFAAKLRILGLWIGILTCVFFETGFFLFLIFKLNWKKVSYKAQLRAGKKMVVMPKRPGRTLLSEAMISDFPDTAQLDGKEAPKTEGYSPVNSQDQELKAGHEANNTNTGRAEADAESTKKTSSTKTLTLLSVTELILRRGFVFLVSVLILVSGVACHIAFPVQEASIQSRFNLTQNWTNDSSLTTLTPQDLTLKLGL; encoded by the exons ATGGAGAAGCCGGATTCCCCGGACACGGCTCGCCCATCAGCGCCGGGTGCAGGGCTCGCCGATGATGAGGTTCCTGTCTCCACGGCGGCGAGGGCCGAGGGAGCCGTCAGCTCCAAACTCtttaggtgtgcgtgtgtgagacgATGGCTGCCGCTGGCCTACCGAGAGGAACTCTACCACGTCGTCCTTCTCACATGGCCACTG CTGCTGTCTCGGATTCTGAACTTCCTCCAGCAATTTGTTATCAGCGTCTTCTGCGGTCACATCGGCAATGCAGAACTGGCTGGATACGCTCTGGCCTCAGCG ATGATTAACGTGACCACAAGCGCAACAGGCTATGGCCTCTCCCTGGCCTGTGACACGCTCATTTCTCAG ACATTCGGCAGTGGGAACATGAAACGTGTGGGCGTCATCCTCCAGAGGAGCTCATTGATCCTGCTGCTGTTCTGCCTGCCCTGTTGGGGTCTTCTCATCAACACTCAGAACCTGCTGCTCATCATGCACCAAGAGCACGAGGTGGCCAG AATCGCCCACCTCTACGTGATGGTATTTCTTCCAGCCGTTCCA GCCATGTTCCTGCACAATCTGCAAGTTGCCTACTTACAAAACCAA GGGATCATTCTGCCTCAGCtgtacacagcagcagcagcaaacgtAGTTAATTTGGGGGTCAACTACGTTTTAATTCACAGCCTCGAGATGGGAGTCAT TGGATCAGCAATAGCTAACAGCCTCTGTCAGATCACTATCTGCCTGCTGCTCTACGGCTACATCAGATGGAAGAAGCTTCATCTGCCTACATGGGGAG GCTGGTCCACCGCCTGTCTGCAGGACTGGGGCTCCTATATGAAGCTGGCTATTCCCAGTACATTCATGGTCTGCTTTGAATG GTGTACTGGGCGAGGTGGATCTGGCTGCCCAGCATGTGATGTTGGAAATAGGAGCCATTACATTTATG TTTCCTCTAGGTGTCCATGCAGCTGCCTGTGTGCGTGTTGGGAACGCTCTGGGGGCCGGGAACACGACCAGGGCCATAATCACATGCAAAGTGGCGCTGGTTCTGTCAG GGGCGCTTGCTGTGTTCCAGGGTATTGTCCTCGTGGGCT AAACATTGTGGAGATTGTCTCCGATAGCCTCACAGTCTACACATTCCTACAATTCTTTGATGCTATtctg tgCGTCTGCTCAGGGATTCTTATTGGAGCTGGGATGCAGAAAATTGCGGCCTTGTCCAACCTGGTGGGTTACTACTGCATCGGTCTGCCGGTGGGAATCGCTTTGATGTTTGCTGCCAAGCTCAGAATATTAG GTTTGTGGATCGGCATCTTGACATGCGTTTTCTTCGAGACgggtttcttcctctttctaaTCTTCAAACTGAACTGGAAGAAAGTCTCATACAAG GCTCAACTGCGAGCCGGAAAGAAAATGGTGGTGATGCCAAAGAGGCCAGGAAGAACACTGCTGAGTGAGGCGATGATCTCAGACTTCCCCGATACA GCCCAGTTGGACGGTAAAGAAGCTCCTAAAACGGAGGGCTACAGTCCAGTCAACAGCCAGGACCAGGAGCTGAAAGCGGGTCACGAGGCCAACAACACGAATACAGGAAGAGCCGAGGCGGATGCCGAAAGTACCAAAAAGACTTCAAGCACCAAAACTCTGACGCTGCTTTCTGTCACCGAGCTGATCTTGCGCCGGGGATTCGTCTTCTTGGTTTCGGTTCTCATTTTAGTTTCAGGTGTCGCTTGTCACATTGCTTTCCCTGTACAGGAGGCCTCCATTCAGAGCAGGTTCAACTTGACCCAGAACTGGACTAATGACTCTAGTCTTACAACGCTGACTCCACAGGACCTGACCCTAAAGCTCGGTCTTTGA
- the LOC130189066 gene encoding multidrug and toxin extrusion protein 1-like isoform X4 — protein MEKPDSPDTARPSAPGAGLADDEVPVSTAARAEGAVSSKLFRCACVRRWLPLAYREELYHVVLLTWPLLLSRILNFLQQFVISVFCGHIGNAELAGYALASAMINVTTSATGYGLSLACDTLISQTFGSGNMKRVGVILQRSSLILLLFCLPCWGLLINTQNLLLIMHQEHEVARIAHLYVMVFLPAVPAMFLHNLQVAYLQNQGIILPQLYTAAAANVVNLGVNYVLIHSLEMGVIGSAIANSLCQITICLLLYGYIRWKKLHLPTWGGWSTACLQDWGSYMKLAIPSTFMVCFEWCTGRGGSGCPACDVGNRSHYIYVSSRCPCSCLCACWERSGGREHDQGHNHMQSGAGSVRNIVEIVSDSLTVYTFLQFFDAILCVCSGILIGAGMQKIAALSNLVGYYCIGLPVGIALMFAAKLRILGLWIGILTCVFFETGFFLFLIFKLNWKKVSYKAQLRAGKKMVVMPKRPGRTLLSEAMISDFPDTAQLDGKEAPKTEGYSPVNSQDQELKAGHEANNTNTGRAEADAESTKKTSSTKTLTLLSVTELILRRGFVFLVSVLILVSGVACHIAFPVQEASIQSRFNLTQNWTNDSSLTTLTPQDLTLKLGL, from the exons ATGGAGAAGCCGGATTCCCCGGACACGGCTCGCCCATCAGCGCCGGGTGCAGGGCTCGCCGATGATGAGGTTCCTGTCTCCACGGCGGCGAGGGCCGAGGGAGCCGTCAGCTCCAAACTCtttaggtgtgcgtgtgtgagacgATGGCTGCCGCTGGCCTACCGAGAGGAACTCTACCACGTCGTCCTTCTCACATGGCCACTG CTGCTGTCTCGGATTCTGAACTTCCTCCAGCAATTTGTTATCAGCGTCTTCTGCGGTCACATCGGCAATGCAGAACTGGCTGGATACGCTCTGGCCTCAGCG ATGATTAACGTGACCACAAGCGCAACAGGCTATGGCCTCTCCCTGGCCTGTGACACGCTCATTTCTCAG ACATTCGGCAGTGGGAACATGAAACGTGTGGGCGTCATCCTCCAGAGGAGCTCATTGATCCTGCTGCTGTTCTGCCTGCCCTGTTGGGGTCTTCTCATCAACACTCAGAACCTGCTGCTCATCATGCACCAAGAGCACGAGGTGGCCAG AATCGCCCACCTCTACGTGATGGTATTTCTTCCAGCCGTTCCA GCCATGTTCCTGCACAATCTGCAAGTTGCCTACTTACAAAACCAA GGGATCATTCTGCCTCAGCtgtacacagcagcagcagcaaacgtAGTTAATTTGGGGGTCAACTACGTTTTAATTCACAGCCTCGAGATGGGAGTCAT TGGATCAGCAATAGCTAACAGCCTCTGTCAGATCACTATCTGCCTGCTGCTCTACGGCTACATCAGATGGAAGAAGCTTCATCTGCCTACATGGGGAG GCTGGTCCACCGCCTGTCTGCAGGACTGGGGCTCCTATATGAAGCTGGCTATTCCCAGTACATTCATGGTCTGCTTTGAATG GTGTACTGGGCGAGGTGGATCTGGCTGCCCAGCATGTGATGTTGGAAATAGGAGCCATTACATTTATG TTTCCTCTAGGTGTCCATGCAGCTGCCTGTGTGCGTGTTGGGAACGCTCTGGGGGCCGGGAACACGACCAGGGCCATAATCACATGCAAAGTGGCGCTGGTTCTGTCAG AAACATTGTGGAGATTGTCTCCGATAGCCTCACAGTCTACACATTCCTACAATTCTTTGATGCTATtctg tgCGTCTGCTCAGGGATTCTTATTGGAGCTGGGATGCAGAAAATTGCGGCCTTGTCCAACCTGGTGGGTTACTACTGCATCGGTCTGCCGGTGGGAATCGCTTTGATGTTTGCTGCCAAGCTCAGAATATTAG GTTTGTGGATCGGCATCTTGACATGCGTTTTCTTCGAGACgggtttcttcctctttctaaTCTTCAAACTGAACTGGAAGAAAGTCTCATACAAG GCTCAACTGCGAGCCGGAAAGAAAATGGTGGTGATGCCAAAGAGGCCAGGAAGAACACTGCTGAGTGAGGCGATGATCTCAGACTTCCCCGATACA GCCCAGTTGGACGGTAAAGAAGCTCCTAAAACGGAGGGCTACAGTCCAGTCAACAGCCAGGACCAGGAGCTGAAAGCGGGTCACGAGGCCAACAACACGAATACAGGAAGAGCCGAGGCGGATGCCGAAAGTACCAAAAAGACTTCAAGCACCAAAACTCTGACGCTGCTTTCTGTCACCGAGCTGATCTTGCGCCGGGGATTCGTCTTCTTGGTTTCGGTTCTCATTTTAGTTTCAGGTGTCGCTTGTCACATTGCTTTCCCTGTACAGGAGGCCTCCATTCAGAGCAGGTTCAACTTGACCCAGAACTGGACTAATGACTCTAGTCTTACAACGCTGACTCCACAGGACCTGACCCTAAAGCTCGGTCTTTGA